Proteins found in one Amphiprion ocellaris isolate individual 3 ecotype Okinawa chromosome 22, ASM2253959v1, whole genome shotgun sequence genomic segment:
- the buc gene encoding bucky ball → MEDPNKQPPSFGNGQQRNPHPRPFFYVQPPSQPYYFYQPWQLNNPYSHYGLSGGFNFARPCMHPIQYMQYPGVVFPHTSIYPMDYRRMFEPRFQAPTWGEMPRQQHNPQPQGHREMACSEVQTDPSDAITKLIECLDKIRASEMQGANRELDSGIASQSSGMFSPREEKKNQEQGNVLPSAPQDGHAEGLVDSPAAAESSRTILDSLSPQVSWSGGLEEELPLDSSSVQEDCPELEHSETDEHLVSAEEEEVQSDTSSVPKCDTEDLPKSPMSLKEAGSSDKVSNAEHLEESANEDKTDRSYQILKLPFDCVLTPGSARLASPSAPYYYNYLSMQATHERMSVLSPSLDELSSRDEMFSTDLDDVDLFPKHVYAPRRLTEVIGGSLQDAKDVEETWMPGSCACCGKRLVKGKNRSKIHNSEMYLDEGGDSDEESEYGRGCEQPVRVVVRKPCSPRRSHPIRPRHASKPWYKRGLCKEMSDQVEDQDGCEHELAQGETGESELQCRTYEDRLCREDPTTSDQGWWADGDVIPRRRSAATLQRQEMSAQWMSMHHRSRDEDHDEDDEPPPLHWDRGSAIRGEPR, encoded by the exons ATGGAAG ATCCAAACAAACAGCCACCTTCATTTGGGAATGGACAGCAGAGAAACCCTCATCCAAGACCTTTTTTCTACGTCCAACCTCCATCTCAGCCTTATTACTTCTACCAACCCTGGCAGCTCAACAACCCTTACAGTCACTATGGTTTGTCTGGAG GTTTTAACTTTGCTCGTCCCTGCATGCACCCCATCCAGTACATGCAGTATCCCGGTGTTGTTTTCCCGCACACTTCCATATATCCGATGGATTACAGGCGGATGTTCGAGCCCCGCTTCCAGGCTCCGACTTGGGGTGAAATGCCTCGACAACAGCACAATCCACAGCCTCAGGGGCATCGAGAAATGGCCTGCTCGGAGGTCCAAACCGACCCCAGCGACGCCATAACCAAACTCATTGAGTGCCTGGATAAGATCCGAGCCAGCGAGATGCAGGGCGCCAACAGGGAACTGGACTCTGGCATTGCATCCCAGTCCTCAGGGATGTTTTCACCacgagaggagaagaaaaaccaAGAACAGGGTAATGTCCTGCCTTCGGCACCTCAAGACGGCCATGCGGAAGGGTTGGTGGactcacctgctgctgctgagtccAGCCGGACAATCTTAGACTCCTTAAGCCCTCAGGTATCCTGGTCAGGAGGTCTCGAAGAGGAGCTACCCCTCGATAGCTCCTCTGTTCAGGAAGATTGTCCCGAGCTCGAGCATTCAGAAACAGATGAACACCTTGTGTCTGCTGAGGAagaagaggtccagtcagataCCTCGAGTGTCCCCAAATGTGACACCGAAGACCTCCCGAAGTCCCCGATGTCACTTAAAGAGGCCGGAAGTAGTGACAAAGTCTCAAATGCAGAACATCTGGAAGAGTCTGCcaatgaagacaaaactgatCGGAGCTACCAGATCCTCAAACTACCCTTTGATTGCGTTTTAACCCCTGGATCCGCCCGCCTCGCTTCCCCATCAGCTCcctactactacaactaccTATCCATGCAGGCGACACATGAGCGGATGAGCGTCCTCAGCCCATCCTTGGATGAATTGTCCTCCAGAGACGAGATGTTCTCCACAGACCTGGACGACGTGGATCTCTTTCCCAAACATGTATACGCACCCAGAAGGCTCACAGAGGTCATCGGTGGATCCCTTCAAGATGCCAAAGACGTGGAGGAAACCTGGATGCCCGGTTCATGTGCCTGCTGTGGGAAAAGGCTGGTAAAAGGGAAGAACAGGAGCAAAATCCATAACTCCGAGATGTACCTGGACGAAGGTGGAGACTCGGACGAGGAAAGTGAGTATGGACGAGGGTGCGAGCAGCCAGTTCGAGTGGTTGTAAGGAAGCCTTGTTCACCAAGGAGGTCTCACCCCATCCGGCCGAGACATGCGTCTAAACCGTGGTATAAAAGAGGTTTATGCAAGGAGATGTCCGACCAGGTGGAAGATCAGGATGGTTGTGAACACGAATTAGCTCAAGGTGAAACTGGAGAGTCTGAGCTGCAGTGTAGGACATATGAAG ACAGACTATGCAGAGAAGATCCGACCACGTCAGATCAAGGCTGGTGGGCAGACGGCGACGTGATTCCCAGAAGGAGATCGGCAGCAACTCTGCAGCGACAAG AAATGAGCGCTCAGTGGATGTCGATGCACCACCGATCAAGAGATGAAGACCACGATGAAGATGACGAGCCGCCACCTTTACACTGGGACAGAG GCTCTGCGATAAGAGGAGAACCGAGATGA
- the LOC111569052 gene encoding uncharacterized protein LOC111569052 isoform X1: protein MEAATSTMQHSVGLGPRGPNPPHGAQPTQGSPNQPGSGPSGAPRPEEQHHQKPFFYIQPSQPYLPMQSLQWSVPVQMQVSYNPYYGYSGLGYGMPVMPQYQPNAYMEAPGFIVPHTHLHLMDYRRLLNPQYYQTMAFHSRRFRYQHTPPSRETTSCEVQTEPLTAAQRTSTPSSSEVPSVPPVHSSDTTTVVPPPLVQKTEQSPELKDPTPSPTTRSPSNSSFVIQTEEVRIECCAAPVGLQLLHEAAEMVQHNSMLQSQVLPDDAPNLPADQSDEALQVCPDILLGGTPGANEKTHADEESKNQKDPVNANLESQQAAVGESEEPEGEKDRNFNCTVVHMPFGQKYLDELRKMESSVWSMEETLIPSPQSDVQSDSIDSQDETLNGVAEVTSPQMLMLIEEAPAEEIIPVIEMPSLAEDEVQEMLPTVEEMRSDTDICPVMDVTVSEKAHMIEAIHSAQVDVASNSLLFENSPLKAGRNQHRRQATIQDHQDTSFESLPAYLPSTSWLADSDHIYYCNKMPAAPKKQNRSVNNQGVDLPTRRRKLEMDYKEQPNICKSKERYKPKGKADRRSLSDHECCLNRSFNENMFSDYVSKREQLCSRCLAKQRICTSAGPVLEGRSLKRKAAPFQQWNDVLLPTCDACKSHTKRRPMRKGSNPDVRGPHHGHDTEGESSENSCCRTRPKWRPVDDPRKLTDIKRPLVSKQIQEKCPAATYPKLREKNCLCNELQHQPVTRERLRHCPHGNAIKEMDENCTIPVSHQDKWRNVDHVYLPPRWSSAENSWMGLMPNIDTDGSKNIARSQHMHKNSQPLSQGTCRKDTRC from the exons ATGGAGGCAGCCACGTCTACCATGCAGCACTCTGTCGGTTTGGGCCCTCGAGGTCCCAACCCACCGCATGGAGCTCAGCCGACCCAGGGGTCTCCTAACCAGCCGGGTTCGGGGCCTTCAGGAGCCCCCCGACCGGAGGAGCAGCACCACCAGAAGCCCTTCTTCTACATCCAGCCGTCGCAGCCTTACCTGCCCATGCAGAGTCTGCAGTGGTCTGTTCCTGTTCAAATGCAGGTGTCCTACAACCCCTACTACGGCTACTCTGGTTTAG GTTATGGGATGCCAGTGATGCCCCAGTATCAGCCCAACGCATACATGGAAGCTCCTGGCTTCATTGTCCCCCACACCCACCTCCACCTGATGGACTACAGGCGCCTGCTCAACCCTCAGTATTACCAGACCATGGCCTTCCACTCCCGCAGGTTCCGCTACCAACACACCCCCCCTTCCAGAGAAACGACCAGCTGCGAGGTTCAAACTGAGCCGCTCACTGCAGCCCAAAGGACCAGCACCCCGAGTTCCAGTGAGGTTCCCAGTGTCCCTCCAGTTCATAGCAGCGACACCACCACTGTTGTCCCACCACCACTTGTGCAGAAGACAGAGCAGTCTCCGGAGCTCAAGGACCCGACGCCTTCTCCCACCACCAGGTCTccatcaaacagcagctttgtgaTTCAGACAGAGGAGGTGAGGATTGAATGCTGCGCTGCACCGGTTggactacagctgctgcatgAGGCGGCAGAAATGGTCCAGCACAACTCCATGTTGCAAAGTCAGGTCCTGCCGGACGATGCACCGAACCTCCCTGCAGACCAGTCGGATGAGGCGCTTCAGGTTTGTCCCGACATCTTGCTAGGTGGGACGCCCGGCGCCAATGAGAAGACTCATGCTGACGAAGAGTCCAAGAACCAGAAGGACCCTGTAAATGCGAATCTTGAATCTCAACAAGCAGCTGTTGGCGAATCTGAGGAGCCAGAAGGTGAGAAAGATAGAAATTTCAACTGTACGGTTGTCCACATGCCGTTTGGTCAGAAGTACCTGGATGAACTGAGGAAGATGGAGTCCAGTGTTTGGTCaatggaggaaactctgattcCCTCCCCTCAATCAGACGTCCAGAGTGACTCCATAGATTCTCAGGATGAAACGCTGAATGGTGTAGCTGAAGTGACTTCACCACAGATGCTGATGTTGATAGAGGAGGCACCGGCTGAAGAGATAATCCCTGTGATTGAGATGCCTTCTCTGGCAGAAGATGAAGTGCAGGAGATGCTGCCTACTGTGGAGGAGATGAGGTCTGATACTGATATCTGCCCTGTAATGGATGTCACTGTCTCAGAAAAGGCTCATATGATCGAGGCGATTCACTCAGCACAGGTGGATGTTGCTTCAAACTCACTGCTGTTTGAGAATTCACCTCTGAAGGCTGGTAGGAACCAACACAGGCGACAAGCAACCATCCAGGATCATCAGGACACCTCTTTTGAATCGCTGCCAGCCTACCTCCCCTCGACAAGCTGGttagctgactctgatcacatCTACTACTGCAACAAGATGCCTGCAGCTCCCAAGAAGCAGAACAGATCTGTGAACAATCAAGGTGTAGATTTGCCaaccagaagaagaaaactaGAAATGGATTACAAAGAACAGCCCAACATTTGCAAGTCTAAAGAGAGGTACAAGCCCAAAGGCAAGGCAGATCGACGAAGTCTCTCTGACCATGAGTGCTGCCTGAACAGAAGCTTCAATGAGAACATGTTCAGCGATTATGTGTCCAAGAGGGAACAACTTTGCTCCAGATGTTTGGCAAAACAAAGGATCTGCACGTCTGCCGGTCCAGTACTTGAAGGCAGGAGCttgaaaagaaaagctgctCCTTTCCAGCAGTGGAACGATGTCCTCTTACCAACATGTGACGCCTGTAAATCTCACACCAAGAGGCGACCGATGAGAAAAGGTTCTAATCCTGATGTTCGTGGTCCTCATCATGGGCACGACACCGAGGGAGAATCCTCTGAGAACAGCTGCTGTCGTACAAGACCAAAGTGGAGGCCTGTTGATGATCCCAGGAAGCTCACGGATATCAAGAGGCCGTTGGTGTCCAAGCAGATCCAGGAGAAATGTCCTGCAGCGACCTATCCAAAGCTGAGGGAGAAGAACTGTTTGTGCAACGAGCTACAACATCAGCCGGTCACAAGGGAGCGACTACGACACTGTCCTCATGGCAACGCCATCAAAGAAATGGACGAGAACTGCACCATACCAGTTTCCCACCAGGACAAATGGAGGAACGTGGACCACGTATACCTCCCACCCAGGTGGTCATCTG cagAGAACTCGTGGATGGGACTGATGCCCAACATAGACACTGACGGCTCCAAGAACATAGCAAGATCACAGCACATGCACAAGAATTCACAACCACTATCACAAG GAACTTGTAGAAAAGACACAAGATGCTGA
- the LOC111569052 gene encoding uncharacterized protein LOC111569052 isoform X2, translating into MEAATSTMQHSVGLGPRGPNPPHGAQPTQGSPNQPGSGPSGAPRPEEQHHQKPFFYIQPSQPYLPMQSLQWSVPVQMQVSYNPYYGYSGLGYGMPVMPQYQPNAYMEAPGFIVPHTHLHLMDYRRLLNPQYYQTMAFHSRRFRYQHTPPSRETTSCEVQTEPLTAAQRTSTPSSSEVPSVPPVHSSDTTTVVPPPLVQKTEQSPELKDPTPSPTTRSPSNSSFVIQTEEVRIECCAAPVGLQLLHEAAEMVQHNSMLQSQVLPDDAPNLPADQSDEALQVCPDILLGGTPGANEKTHADEESKNQKDPVNANLESQQAAVGESEEPEGEKDRNFNCTVVHMPFGQKYLDELRKMESSVWSMEETLIPSPQSDVQSDSIDSQDETLNGVAEVTSPQMLMLIEEAPAEEIIPVIEMPSLAEDEVQEMLPTVEEMRSDTDICPVMDVTVSEKAHMIEAIHSAQVDVASNSLLFENSPLKAGRNQHRRQATIQDHQDTSFESLPAYLPSTSWLADSDHIYYCNKMPAAPKKQNRSVNNQGVDLPTRRRKLEMDYKEQPNICKSKERYKPKGKADRRSLSDHECCLNRSFNENMFSDYVSKREQLCSRCLAKQRICTSAGPVLEGRSLKRKAAPFQQWNDVLLPTCDACKSHTKRRPMRKGSNPDVRGPHHGHDTEGESSENSCCRTRPKWRPVDDPRKLTDIKRPLVSKQIQEKCPAATYPKLREKNCLCNELQHQPVTRERLRHCPHGNAIKEMDENCTIPVSHQDKWRNVDHVYLPPRWSSENSWMGLMPNIDTDGSKNIARSQHMHKNSQPLSQGTCRKDTRC; encoded by the exons ATGGAGGCAGCCACGTCTACCATGCAGCACTCTGTCGGTTTGGGCCCTCGAGGTCCCAACCCACCGCATGGAGCTCAGCCGACCCAGGGGTCTCCTAACCAGCCGGGTTCGGGGCCTTCAGGAGCCCCCCGACCGGAGGAGCAGCACCACCAGAAGCCCTTCTTCTACATCCAGCCGTCGCAGCCTTACCTGCCCATGCAGAGTCTGCAGTGGTCTGTTCCTGTTCAAATGCAGGTGTCCTACAACCCCTACTACGGCTACTCTGGTTTAG GTTATGGGATGCCAGTGATGCCCCAGTATCAGCCCAACGCATACATGGAAGCTCCTGGCTTCATTGTCCCCCACACCCACCTCCACCTGATGGACTACAGGCGCCTGCTCAACCCTCAGTATTACCAGACCATGGCCTTCCACTCCCGCAGGTTCCGCTACCAACACACCCCCCCTTCCAGAGAAACGACCAGCTGCGAGGTTCAAACTGAGCCGCTCACTGCAGCCCAAAGGACCAGCACCCCGAGTTCCAGTGAGGTTCCCAGTGTCCCTCCAGTTCATAGCAGCGACACCACCACTGTTGTCCCACCACCACTTGTGCAGAAGACAGAGCAGTCTCCGGAGCTCAAGGACCCGACGCCTTCTCCCACCACCAGGTCTccatcaaacagcagctttgtgaTTCAGACAGAGGAGGTGAGGATTGAATGCTGCGCTGCACCGGTTggactacagctgctgcatgAGGCGGCAGAAATGGTCCAGCACAACTCCATGTTGCAAAGTCAGGTCCTGCCGGACGATGCACCGAACCTCCCTGCAGACCAGTCGGATGAGGCGCTTCAGGTTTGTCCCGACATCTTGCTAGGTGGGACGCCCGGCGCCAATGAGAAGACTCATGCTGACGAAGAGTCCAAGAACCAGAAGGACCCTGTAAATGCGAATCTTGAATCTCAACAAGCAGCTGTTGGCGAATCTGAGGAGCCAGAAGGTGAGAAAGATAGAAATTTCAACTGTACGGTTGTCCACATGCCGTTTGGTCAGAAGTACCTGGATGAACTGAGGAAGATGGAGTCCAGTGTTTGGTCaatggaggaaactctgattcCCTCCCCTCAATCAGACGTCCAGAGTGACTCCATAGATTCTCAGGATGAAACGCTGAATGGTGTAGCTGAAGTGACTTCACCACAGATGCTGATGTTGATAGAGGAGGCACCGGCTGAAGAGATAATCCCTGTGATTGAGATGCCTTCTCTGGCAGAAGATGAAGTGCAGGAGATGCTGCCTACTGTGGAGGAGATGAGGTCTGATACTGATATCTGCCCTGTAATGGATGTCACTGTCTCAGAAAAGGCTCATATGATCGAGGCGATTCACTCAGCACAGGTGGATGTTGCTTCAAACTCACTGCTGTTTGAGAATTCACCTCTGAAGGCTGGTAGGAACCAACACAGGCGACAAGCAACCATCCAGGATCATCAGGACACCTCTTTTGAATCGCTGCCAGCCTACCTCCCCTCGACAAGCTGGttagctgactctgatcacatCTACTACTGCAACAAGATGCCTGCAGCTCCCAAGAAGCAGAACAGATCTGTGAACAATCAAGGTGTAGATTTGCCaaccagaagaagaaaactaGAAATGGATTACAAAGAACAGCCCAACATTTGCAAGTCTAAAGAGAGGTACAAGCCCAAAGGCAAGGCAGATCGACGAAGTCTCTCTGACCATGAGTGCTGCCTGAACAGAAGCTTCAATGAGAACATGTTCAGCGATTATGTGTCCAAGAGGGAACAACTTTGCTCCAGATGTTTGGCAAAACAAAGGATCTGCACGTCTGCCGGTCCAGTACTTGAAGGCAGGAGCttgaaaagaaaagctgctCCTTTCCAGCAGTGGAACGATGTCCTCTTACCAACATGTGACGCCTGTAAATCTCACACCAAGAGGCGACCGATGAGAAAAGGTTCTAATCCTGATGTTCGTGGTCCTCATCATGGGCACGACACCGAGGGAGAATCCTCTGAGAACAGCTGCTGTCGTACAAGACCAAAGTGGAGGCCTGTTGATGATCCCAGGAAGCTCACGGATATCAAGAGGCCGTTGGTGTCCAAGCAGATCCAGGAGAAATGTCCTGCAGCGACCTATCCAAAGCTGAGGGAGAAGAACTGTTTGTGCAACGAGCTACAACATCAGCCGGTCACAAGGGAGCGACTACGACACTGTCCTCATGGCAACGCCATCAAAGAAATGGACGAGAACTGCACCATACCAGTTTCCCACCAGGACAAATGGAGGAACGTGGACCACGTATACCTCCCACCCAGGTGGTCATCTG AGAACTCGTGGATGGGACTGATGCCCAACATAGACACTGACGGCTCCAAGAACATAGCAAGATCACAGCACATGCACAAGAATTCACAACCACTATCACAAG GAACTTGTAGAAAAGACACAAGATGCTGA